TTATGTGTGCAGGATTTAAattgtgtatatataaatataatttattattattaatatgctTCTAAAATCTGGTAGCATACTTCAAAAACGTACTAAATTTATTCGAATAGTGTGAAGACGATGTTTTCAACTAAAACTTCAAAGTGTGTTTATGGAAGTAATGTAAAATGATGAAAACAGACGATGATTGTAAGAATCAAAGGCTACCAAATTAGTAAGTAAAATAACACGGAAGTGTCAACCTCCTTAAGATTGAAACATTTTCAAAGAATTTCCGATCTTACCTGGGGGATGAAGGATGATTGTGTATCATAGCCACATGTTGCTGGTAACGAAGTTTTCGCGTATCTGGCTGCTGCTCTACGCTTCCCCATCGCTGTTGTCTCAGCAATGCCTCTGTTTTACCTCCTCTCGGAGATCTATGAGTCTGCGGTGACCCGTCAGACTCATCGTCTATTTCATCGTCCGCTTCTTGTTCCTCGTAATCCTTGTCCAAGAATTCAGCTGGCACTTCGCGATCGTCCTCTGCCACGAAAAATTCCAAGTTTTataaactctctctctctttccctctctctctctctctttccataTGTTGTATTTCATAGCATCACGAAAATTATAGTATGTTATTTGTATCGGATTACAAATAcacagaaatataatttaacttaaagaatttgaaactcAAATAAAATAAACCTGTAAGTTCCTCTTCAACGTCTTCTACTATATGGCCTTCTATAAGATTTCCTAATCCTTCGTCGGTAAATTTCAATTTGTCGATATCTCCCAGCTCATCGTCATAATGGGTCTTCCCCTTCGATGAAAATTTCGAGGAATAACTCGAGGAATGTTTATCTCGGTTGGGTTTAGAATGAGTCCGGATATGCGGTGCGTCGGTACTGTGAACCGACGTGTTCTTCGGGTACGTCAGACTGGAACATACGTGACTCTTCTGTGGCTTGTAAGAAGTCGACGAGGAATAGTAGTTCGTGGTCGATTCCGGATTCCTTAAGAAGATTCCCATGAGAAAGTGTTTTTCCTAGCTTCTGGCGAAAGTTATGTTTAAATCGTTTTAGGAATAGAATTCTTTGACCCTGTGTAATAGTGCACCTACACACAATTTCATTAATCCTATATAATATGGAATATTGTTGTACTATAACCATGAAAAGTAAGCGAAAGATTAGAGAAGACATcactttattaatataaaactcAAGGTTAAATGAGTTAAGATTGGAATATTTGAAtagctaaaataaaaataaaggggAAATGcagttttataatattatagtatCCCAGAGTTAGGCGAAATCTTTGAAACTCGTTGAATGAATATGTTGTTCATAGAATATATAAACCATAAGAATATCATAAACCATAGAAATCTTGCATAAATCATTTATATAAAAGatacgttttatttttattaactatTTAATTACGATGCTTTTTCTATTTCCcctattttttatattctttataaACTAGTAGTATTCTATTAAATAATACGTGTAATTTTAAAGATGGGGCTTAGAAGAATTACATTTCCAAATTTTCCTAGAAATCTCAAAGAAAAATTGATTAGACGTTCAAATACTCACTTGCTGATTTTACTAATCGGAAAAGACTGACTCCTCTTCTGCGTATGCCTCCAGCACGAATCAGGGAGATCCCTCGTGTCAAGATGCGAATGGATGCATTTTGACTTGTAATTTTCTACTTGTTTCATCGTTAAATTTCGTCGTTCGTCCACAGCGTCCGGGAAAGAATCGTGGAACAGTAATCCTTTCACTTCTACACTTATTAGACGATAATTtacatatttcgtttaaaaaattgtgtCTTTTATTTCCTCATGGCGTAATGGTGTCGATACAACACCAAAGATCGAACAGTAAAATGAATCAATCAATCCTATCTTCCTTTCCAACAAGGCTCACGAATCCTTCAAAATCTTCATTGACAATCCATCCAAGATCTCAATATTCAAAAGTAAACGAATCGTTTCCTCCTCCGATTACATCAATCGTAACATTGAGTTTATCTTTGCTAAACCTTCGTTCAAAACCGCACGAATCTGATTTCCAGTTTAATATCCTCAAGATCTACAACTTCCTCCACGAGACTATCAACGTTCTACGTTGCTGCAACCTTTCTCTTCATGTTCCACACGAAATCAATCTAACCTCAAAAGGATCGACCTCAAAGTCTTCGCAAGAATCAGAGACTCATCCGAGGGAGTTGAAAACGAAGGAACACTTATTTGGAAATACGATCGAACGTATTCGGTAGAATCCTTTTGAAAAATGGTCAAAGCGCGTCGAAGCCGCGAAAGAATCGTCCTTGGCCGTCGATCAAGCCCTCCTCGAACGCGAGCAGTCGAATATTTCTAAGATCGGAAAACGGAAGAAGCAGGGGGGAAACGAAGAAACGGAGTGGTGCTTCTCGATCGAGGAACGCGGTCTCTTTTCACCATTTGTCGGTCTCGTTACTGTCCTCGTGTTCCAGCGAAGAGTTCAGCGACCGTTGGAACTCGTGCACCCTTTGGCTCTGTTGCTCGTGATGATGTTTCCTCCACTTGATGCGTCGGTTTTGGAACCACACCTTCACCTGGGCCTCGGTCAGCCTGAGTGCGTGCGCCAGGTACAACCTCTCCGGCCCGACCATGTACTGTTGTCGCGCGAATTCTCCCTCCAACCGTTCCAGCTGTTCCGCAGTGAAGATCGTACGCACCCTCTTCAGCTtaccgccgccgccggagcacGAGCTTGAACCGCCGTTCTTCGTCCCGCCTTCCTGACCTACGGTTCGATTTTTTATGTAGAGAAAAGTAATTCCTTCtgaatatatgatttttttaaaattctgtttcttttcttcgattGCCAGGTGCGTGATATTTATAGACTGATCGCTTCTTTGAGAGTAGCACAACTCAGGGTGGTAAAATTTCTTCGTGATATTTTTCTGGCCGatgattaaatttttttatgtgGAGAGCGATACGCGTTATATTTAGAAACTGAGGTGATTGAATTCAATTTTAGCAATTGAATTTATGTTATTTTCTTTAACACATTCGGGAGCTGCAATTTTATGGACATTTTAAAACAGAGAATTGCAAGTTTTGCTTTGGAATTTTTAAAATCGTTTAGTTTAGGATTCTTTGTAATTAATAGAAGGATGCGAATTTGGATAGTTTGTTTTCAAATATTGTACTTTGTGCCACTGATTATGTTTATTATTCGTGATATTCTAACCATAAAGAAATGTAGTATTGTAATTATGTAAGTATTCATGCAATGAAACTTTCCTTGTACGATAatctatgtatattttataatatctgtCATCTATGCCATAGGCGAATTCAAGtttgttataaaatttattagtatGGGTAATTTGTAATCTGTATCTattgatttaattttaaattagaatgtcaaattgaaaaaatatatatttgatgaTGGAAGATGGATGATGGAATAATAATTGCTAAATATCTATTAACTACCGAGAATTTTATACTATTTGTCAATATGATAAACAGATACTTTTTAAAATACGATGATATTTTCCTAGTAATACGATGGGAAAGGTTTCGAGATGCTACAATGTCGATTTGCTTGAGAAATTATCAAAATTTGTGATATTCCTCGATTCTTTCTCAGGTTAACGAGAATTTTGCAGATCATGAGCACGATTGACAGCAAGATTTTCACCACAGCTATCGTCACGCTATTTGCATTTGTTTTTAGCGAAAATACACCTGAAGTTTGATAGAACTAATTTACAAGAAGCTGTTTTAATAATAATCTGCCGAAGATTTGCATACATAATTGAATCATTCTTTAGTTCTGAttactttaattaattttcataatatacCTGCGCTAAAAAATAGTTAATAATTGTATTTCTaattatataaacaaataaCAAATATAGTAAACGCGTTGTAGTGTGACAATATCCTTgacaattaattttaatatattattaaataatgtaCGATTTATTTTTATGATGAATCTAAAACTACAACTCTACACTCTACAAATTCGGATTATTGTACTGTATAAAATGATCAAAATTCAACTATCAGATTTGGAGCTTCACGACTCAATGAAAATCTCTGTATTTCAAAACTTTAAAAAAATCAGGAGCATAGAAGAATCAAATTTCGAATGACTAGAATTCATTCAATAATTTCACTTAAAATTCCTACGATTCTCCCGTTATGAAATTCATGCAACATGCAACAATCTAAAAAAACCAtcaaaaacgtcatttcaaacACCTTGATGCTTTCTGTACTGTTGCTGCTGACTTCGTTTCTCCCTGGGATTATTCCTTAAACCAAGAATTGCGTCGATAGTAAACGACTTAgcctgttgttgctgttgctgctgcgaGTGCTGCATCTGCGTGATAGAATGCGGATGTGGTATCTGCGTGGACAAATTTTGTGCTGAGAGATCGGCTCCCAACAAGTGCGATCTTCTCATACGTTCCAACGCGATAGCTTCCAAATCCTGGTTCCTCGGTTGCATCTGCATACTTTTCAACTCATTATGCTCTAATATCGGTGGATTTTCCAGCAATCCAGCTCCCCCTCGAAGTCTCTCCAGAGCAAAATTCCCAATGTGGCTATCCCTCATCCTATCCAACGACAGATTAAACTCCTTCATCCGATCCAGACTGTAATTCTTGAGCAATCCAAAGTCCTTGATATCCTTCTCTGACACAGCAAAATTCAAATCCTTGCCGTACCTATCGAGAGACAACGTTGCGTGAGCATTTTTGTGCCTGTTCTCGCGAAGATTGAACAGCAAATCCTTGGCCGTCGGATTCTTGGTCCTGCACAGGTTAGCCGTTTCCAGAGACTCGTCATTTTCACTAGATCTGTCCAAGGGATAGGCCATCTCGTTTAAACTACCGGTAATGTAACCAAAATCCTTGCCTTTGTTCAATGATAGTGAAAGGTTCCTGCTACTATTTTCAAATTCGTCGAAGGACGAACGAATAGAGGTTCTACCAGGTTCCAACCCTAGATGAAAGTCTTTAGGTTCAATCGCAGGATCTTCCTTTGACTTGTCCACAGATAAGTTCAGTTCCTTGATGCGTTCGTAGTCTTGGAAGGCTCTCAATTGGCTCTCCGAGTGACTGCTCTCGCTCCTGCAGTCGGACAAATCCTCGACGGTCAATCTTGCCGACGGATCGTTCGGCTCCATACTCGTCCAAAGTATTCCTATTTGCAAACTCACTTTTCAACCTCAAAACTCGAAGTCCAACAAATCAACAAATCAACAAATCAATCTTCCAAGTCCAACTACTTTGATGTCAAACAATATCTTTCTTTGACACAGATATTACGGCGAACCATACCACGAATCGTCCATGTTTCTAAAAGTTAATGCCAGATTTTTAATCTACCTCGGTCCCGCAGTTTCCGAACAATTTTTCCGTCACCACGTCCACGTCGTCGAAGTATCACGTCACGAAGATGCAACTCGATCGTAGAACCGTGTTTGCCGCACCAACATCACAGTGCAAACGATTCCGACTATACGAGTTAGGTGGCGAAACACGGTATCGGCAAACACACGGGAGAGAAGGGCAAAACACGAGGAACCGAACTGGAACGATACGAGGGATGGCCTCGAAGGATGGTCTCACCGCGCTGGCGCTGAACGGCGTCCCAGGATAATGATGTCAGGCACGAGGATCACCGCTATCAGAGAGGGTTGGCGAGCAGGACTAAGGATATCCGGCTAATGATCCCGTACGTGACGAGGGGGGTATTCACCCGGCGGTATCCAACTCCCCTGCACCCCGTTCGCCACTTTCCTGGCAATCAGTCCGACGTTGTGTTTCACCTCCGCAACCCCCAAATGGACCGCAGAATACCCCCTCGCCACGGtcaatattttttcattcgaCCAGGCTAGCCTACGGCGGGGTTGTTCGGGGAATTCTGATTGGCCGAACGCTGCCATCACCATACAGCCAGACCACGCCTACAGGGAACATTGTGGGGGTTATTTGCCGGGAGTCTGTTACTTTTTTTCCACCCTCCACCTCAAACAATCCAGCCACGAGCAGCAGAAGCTCGAGCAGCAGCTTTCAAGGCCCGTGTACACTCGTTCTTCCTCTAGCTGCTGTTCTAGGCCTTTTACCCCCGCCCCTCCCCTCGACCATTCCCCATTAATAAGCTTTCACCCCCGTGTACAGAGATCCGTCTCATCCTCTCTGACTTGGTCGTCACACAGACACAACTGGGTACAGGATGGTGAGGAGGGTGGTTTTGTAGGGATGAGAGGCTGTCTCGCGTCTTCCACTCGGTAGCTCGATTGTCTGTGCTCGTCGACGATGTCACCGCGTCTAAGACGTTCCCGGTAATTAGGTGGTCGCGTTCTAATGATGATGAGGTCGTTTAATTTTGTCCCGGTGATCTTTCTTGCCTCCAACGAGCAGGATTGAGATAGTCGACGATGCTGAAGGATTCACTCGGTTGATTTCGGTGAGGATGATTTTAGTTAGGCGGCTTTGTTGTATGGTAAcgcgaaatttatattttttctgtctttcgtttctttctctttcatttttcaatCAAGGGGATAGAAAAGTGAACGTTGCGATTTTAAAACTGTGAATATAAATAACgaattctataaaaattttGTCACCTTAGGTTGAAAAATCATTTCTCCGCTGAAAGTTTCCATCGTTTTCATTTTTACTCGACAGAAACACGTAGCTAAATACGTAGTTCGTCACGTTGTTATAAAACGTGTTTTTGTAAACTGTACGATCTATATAATAACGAACAAAAGATTTTTACTATCAAATTTGTATTTGAGAATGTCGTTATATTATTCGCGAATAATCGAAAATCATCAAGTTGCTATTGTGCGCAGATCCTTCAAGAGCTAGAGCAAACACGGTTTTCCTAATTGCTCCTTTCCAGCCTGAATCTTCATCCGCAATCCCCTCATTAGACGTTGACGGGTATGCGGGAATTTCAGTGCCTCGGAAAACCTCTAAGGAGCTCAAGTTCAAGAGCAAGAGCTTAATTACGATAATGTTTTATGTCGTCTTGACTTTTCTCTTCTCCGTCATTATTTTATTACCTCCGTTTTACCTCGTTGCCAAATATGTCATAATTACTGATACGTCAGATTATAGTTTGATAATTAGCACACATGTGTAATTAAGTATTCAATTATATAGGAAATCCTAACAATAGTAACTATCACGTGGGCGACGACAGACAAAGGAATCGAAAAGTTTTCTGGATGGTCATTTTTAATTACCATtacttttatagaaaatttcattCAGTGTACAATTTTtcggtatttatttatttcggcatatatatgaatataaatattacgatacattacaatattaaaaaattacgacTATgggatattattttaaatattccatttatagAAGCAGAATATTACTAACATAGTGATAGTGCATTATTGGTTACTGTAATAGTTAAATTGTAACGTTCTATTAGCATTGAAATTGGCTGGTTTTCGTTgcataaaatataagaaaattattccCATATTAATTGCAAGCTTAAGCATGACACGAAATATTctgtaatttttcaataatttagcCAATATCGTAACAATTTAAGGATTTTTAAGTTACGCTTTTTACAAACGGAATAATAAATCTCGTTTTAATGGACGAAGAGTTCAGCCCCCACGAAAAGTTCCACGGAGCCATTATGAAGTTGAGATTGAGCGATAAATCCGAAATTTACTTCGGCCGTGTCTTGCATATTTTAGAAACCGAATAATAGATCCGCGCGTAATTGCGTCGTATATTTCCCGATGACGCTAAGTTCGCGTTCACCCATTTGAGTTGCTCAAGAAACGCCATAAAACTGAACGTTAAGAGCATTTCTAATTCACACATTACGTCGATCATGGTAGTtcaaatacatataattttgtaaatttcatcTATCGGAAGATTCTTCGTCTTCCTTGAAAtctaatttatttttccatcaaTAATAGGAATTTCTATTAAGGAATACTTCAACTCAAATAAAATCTACGAAATTTATAGAATCAATTATATCTCTAAAAATTGCGTTGTGGAATTCTATATGCTTATCATTAAATCTTAAATCTCTGTTATGGCGTATAATTTTGTAACATTCTAAATTTCTCCAACGAAAGACAACAAAACCATAACCATCcccaaaattaaatttccaaaacGTTTTCTAGTATTAGTATTTATTCTATTCCACAATTCTTAATCCAAATTCACTTTTCCTATAACCCAATCAATCCACTttccaataaataataaatatcattaaccaGAGATGCTCCTTAATTTCTCGTCGAATTGCGTAAAATCTAACGAATAAGATACAAATTCCCCAGAACTGTTCTACAAAGCACAATATCGTAAAATCCTTAACTTCTTCACCAAAGGGTAGGAAAATTACTCCGTTACACCCTAAACGCTATCGCTGTACAATTTCACGACTGTACATTTTAATTTCGATAACAACTCAACAACCCAACTTTTGCATCCGTACCCACTTACCAAGGCAACGATATTAGCAAACTCACCCTTTTGCAAGTTCTTACCCTGTCTCCACTATGTTCAGAACTGGTAATTATTAGCTTTCGACTGGAAGAAACTGGAGACACAGATCGAATGAGATCAGCGACAAATGTTTAAATTAAACGAtgttgcgcgcgcgcgcgcgcgagcttCCACGACGACGCGGTGCGACGGTGGGGGTTGGAAAGAATTTCTATTGAAGCACCGATAACCCACCCTCTTCGTGAGCCCGGCCAAATGACTTGCGACTCACCCTTATTACAGGCTGAAATTTATCACGGAAATTTCGGAGAGTATTTTACCCGGATAATTGCTCCGCTTTATAAGAGCCACCCTTACGAGCCAATATagaagacgaagacgacgatCCAACGAGTCTCGTTCGAGCCGCCGACGAAATTTCCCTTCGTCTTTAATTAGTCCTCGTTCCACGAGCTGGGAAAAATGAACACGCTCGGATGAACGAGTGATTTCATCTTCGAGATTATGGAGCTGCTCTTTCAGCAAAATTCTTCGTGCTTTCTTCGGAGGTTTTGGAATCTCATTTTTGGGCGCGTTTGGAGGAAACAGGGAATTATATGAAAAGGCAGATTAGTGGAATTGGTTTTGGTTTTGGATTAGTTGGATTGGAATTTATTGGAAGCGTAGAACTAACCATTTAGAAAGACCGGGAGAGAGAACAAAGCAGAAGTCGATTGATCAACTCCATTGAAGTCAATCAATTGATGTTTCGACAATTAAATGTTTATCGTTAATACCAGAATTAAGAAATTTTCAGGAAATAGGATTCAGTGTCAGGTTCAGCAGTATCAGTGTAGCTTCTCAGTGACTCATATATGATACGAATATTGTTAACATATCCTTTCTTTGAGAATTTGGACATTTTATACGTCGATCATTACAGAAAAGCTATATCACCCAAGACGTTTCTGGTTATGCAGAGAGTGAGTTAGTAAAGATAATAAGCAGATTTCATATAAATTTCTCAAAGATTCCTATAACTTCCCTATTTTTTATTCACGATCCTTATAACATTCATCAATTCCTTAAACTCACTTTTATTGGTAAAAATTACTCGAAACTTTAGGTAAGGTTCTTTCTCGAAATTTCCAAAATAAATCTCCTTACATCTCAGGCCGGAAATTCGCAAAACGAATCTGTCGAAATCGATGACTCTACAGAACCAACCACATAAATGCGGGACATCATCGAGCAATGACGGTGAAAATAGACTCGGCCGTTCTCGTCGATCAATCTCTCAGTTACGCATCGGCTCCTCGATCATCGTCGGGATCATTAATAAAGCAAACCGGCCATTGGCAAATTGGCCCCGGAAATCCTACCGTGTATCGCAATGCACCACGTAAAATCCGCAAATATGCACGCGTACGTCGCCTATGCACCCCGTTTTCTCCACCCTTTGCCGTTGTCCACCCTCTTTTCTCTGCTCGATGTAGATGTCACAGAGAGGATGCACACAAAACGGGCGCAGCCTCCGTTTCCCCGGCTGCTCTTCGGCATATTCTGCTGCCTTATCATCCCTCTCCGCCCTTCCACAAGTTCTCATTCCACGCGTGATATTAAAGCCAGGGCAATTAGCGGTGGGGGTTGCTAGAAGAGGGGGTGGAGGCCGAGGACGACAGTTTCAGCCGGTTCTTCCAGTCACGGATATAGCCGTGGTGGGGCTGTCTTGGATATGATTGGCTGTCAGACGGGGTTAATCCCGGGTCCGGCCACACCCCACCGCGTCTCAATCCACCTCCGTGGTGGCGATTTTGCGGCGCGGATGGCCGCGGGGGCGTACGGCGCGCGTCTTTCGAGACACGGTCACGGATTGATTGAGATCTTCGCCGTTGCGACCCGGTCGTCGAGAGGGAAATCTTGATGGACTCGCCGAGGAAACGTTCAACGTAAGCCTGATAGGGTTGAGGTAAGTAAGGAGTAAAGAGTATCGCGTAGCTCGCTAGCTTCCAGATTATCGGCTTGTTTTTGCGAGAATTCCTGAAGGTTGCTGCGTGTTTGTGATTCTTAGGCAGGTATTTTGAGTGTTTTGCTTTTG
Above is a genomic segment from Bombus vancouverensis nearcticus chromosome 13, iyBomVanc1_principal, whole genome shotgun sequence containing:
- the LOC117162677 gene encoding uncharacterized protein LOC117162677, with protein sequence MEPNDPSARLTVEDLSDCRSESSHSESQLRAFQDYERIKELNLSVDKSKEDPAIEPKDFHLGLEPGRTSIRSSFDEFENSSRNLSLSLNKGKDFGYITGSLNEMAYPLDRSSENDESLETANLCRTKNPTAKDLLFNLRENRHKNAHATLSLDRYGKDLNFAVSEKDIKDFGLLKNYSLDRMKEFNLSLDRMRDSHIGNFALERLRGGAGLLENPPILEHNELKSMQMQPRNQDLEAIALERMRRSHLLGADLSAQNLSTQIPHPHSITQMQHSQQQQQQQAKSFTIDAILGLRNNPREKRSQQQQYRKHQGQEGGTKNGGSSSCSGGGGKLKRVRTIFTAEQLERLEGEFARQQYMVGPERLYLAHALRLTEAQVKVWFQNRRIKWRKHHHEQQSQRVHEFQRSLNSSLEHEDSNETDKW
- the LOC117162665 gene encoding uncharacterized protein LOC117162665; protein product: MKQVENYKSKCIHSHLDTRDLPDSCWRHTQKRSQSFPISKISKNPESTTNYYSSSTSYKPQKSHVCSSLTYPKNTSVHSTDAPHIRTHSKPNRDKHSSSYSSKFSSKGKTHYDDELGDIDKLKFTDEGLGNLIEGHIVEDVEEELTEDDREVPAEFLDKDYEEQEADDEIDDESDGSPQTHRSPRGGKTEALLRQQRWGSVEQQPDTRKLRYQQHVAMIHNHPSSPRYYRNVAEHEVPEPLSEEDFVRTSLKSPPRRQPANYRQWSSSRNEPDRYDDATTLIHTTRRARTKPDVDRLIESELNRTKRCNRCGNLSSKKNEPPLKNSCRFDDCANIPIKGPIGDESENHEQTFCGRCNVRYNSKDPCGATDIPSPLYTMKSRRSREVKSPTIYEVPEQSQDKLSTDYPRSLSRYQRKLTDAYTEKLKRSLHTSHGTARTSFRHVE